The following coding sequences are from one Capsicum annuum cultivar UCD-10X-F1 chromosome 3, UCD10Xv1.1, whole genome shotgun sequence window:
- the LOC107863354 gene encoding urease accessory protein F: MEEKIEGSLHFTPNDSLLQWSKWQLLDSVLPTGGFAHSFGLEAAIQARVVSGPEDLRTFVIHILENTGSLLLPFVYTLNTSPNVETWYKLDKILDATLTNEIGRKASISQGSALLRVAAAVFQEVPYFKTMRDMSLASGAVRFHHAPIFGIVCGLLGFNAETSQKAYMFITMRDVVSAATRLNLVGPLCAAVLQHQIAASAEELSKKWMNRPVEEACQTSPLLDTVQGCHGYLFSKLFCS, encoded by the coding sequence ATGGAAGAGAAAATTGAGGGCAGTCTCCACTTTACACCAAATGATTCATTACTTCAGTGGAGCAAATGGCAATTGCTTGATTCTGTTCTTCCTACTGGTGGCTTTGCTCATTCTTTTGGCCTTGAGGCTGCTATTCAAGCCCGGGTAGTCTCTGGGCCTGAAGACCTTCGAACATTTGTGATCCATATACTTGAGAATACAGGAAGCTTATTGCTTCCGTTCGTCTATACTTTGAATACATCTCCTAATGTTGAAACATGGTATAAACTTGATAAAATATTAGACGCAACACTGACTAATGAAATTGGTAGGAAAGCATCTATTTCACAAGGATCAGCTCTTCTGAGAGTAGCTGCTGCTGTGTTCCAGGAAGTTCCTTATTTTAAAACTATGCGAGATATGTCCTTGGCTAGCGGAGCTGTCCGTTTCCACCATGCTCCCATTTTTGGAATAGTCTGTGGGCTTCTTGGATTTAATGCTGAAACTTCTCAAAAGGCTTACATGTTTATAACGATGAGAGATGTTGTATCAGCTGCAACAAGGCTCAATTTGGTTGGACCGCTATGTGCAGCTGTTTTGCAGCATCAGATTGCTGCAAGTGCAGAAGAATTATCAAAGAAATGGATGAATCGTCCTGTAGAGGAAGCGTGTCAGACTAGTCCATTGCTTGATACTGTCCAGGGTTGTCATGGTTATTTGTTCTCGAAGCTTTTTTGCTCTTGA